The Bacteroidales bacterium sequence GAGAGAGAGGATTGCCTAAATTATCTTCTGTTTTGGGGAGAGTTTCATTATCGCCATATACTGAAGAAGAAGACGCAAAAACTACTTTTTTCACCTTATTTATTCTGCAAAGATTTAGAACATTTACAAATCCATGAACGTTGTTTATATCAGTGTTCGGAGGGTTTTCAATTGAACGTGGCACGCTCCCTAATGCTGCCTGATGAAATAATATATCGGTTTTTACAAAATGGGCTGAAATAGCGTTTACATCATTTATATCTGCTTGTGCAAAAGTGAAAGCGTCATTATTGAAATGATGTTTTATGTTTTCAATGCTACCTGTAATTAAGTTGTCAATAACAATTACATGGGATGCACCATTAGCCAATAGCGTATCAACCAAATGCGAGCCAATAAAGCCTGCACCGCCTGTAACGATACATTTTTTGCCTTTTATTTTTGAAAATACATTATCTATTTTCATACATGTTTTTATAATAATTCATATAGTCGCCAGAAGTAATGTTTTCGAGCCATTTCTTATTTTCTAAATACCAATCAACAGTTTTTTCAAGTCCTTCTTCAAAAGAAACGGAAGGCTTCCAACCTAACTCATTTTGAATTTTAGAGGAATCAATGGCATATCTCATATCGTGTCCAGCTCTGTCTTTTACATAGGTAATTAGCTGCTCAGACGAACCTTCTTTTTTACCAAGTTTTTTATCCATTATCTTGCAAAGCAATAAAACTAAATCAATATTTTTCCATTCATTATTGCCGCCAACATTGTAGGTTTCGCCAAGTCTTCCATTGTGGAAAACTAAATCTATTGCAGAAGCATGGTCTTCTACATAAAGCCAATCTCTAACGTTTAAGCCTTTTCCATAGATTGGGAGCGGCTTGTTGTTTAATATATTGTTAATTATTAGCGGAATAAGTTTTTCAGGGAATTGAAATGCTCCGTAGTTATTGCTGCAATTTGTAATAACCACTGGTAGCTTATATGTGTGGAAATATGCTTTTACAAAATGGTCGCTTGAGGCTTTTGAAGCTGAATATGGGCTGCGTGGGTCGTAAGAAGTGGTTTCAGAGAAAAGTCCAACATCTCCAAGTGAGCCATAAACTTCATCTGTAGATACATGATGGAATTTTTTGTTTGAAAAATCATCTTTCCATAAGTTTTTGGCAGCATTTAACAAATTTACTGTGCCGAGAACATTTGTAAAAACAAATTCATTTGGATTGATAATACTTCTGTCAACATGCGATTCTGCTGCTAAGTTAATCACTCCGTCTGGTTTGTGTGTGTTGAATAGATTGTTTATTTTTTCAAAGTCGCAAATGTCAGCTTTTGCAAAGACATAATTTTTATTGTTTTCAACATCACGTAAATTCTCAAGATTTCCAGCGTATGTTAGTTTGTCAATATTTACAATTTTGTAATTAGGATATTTTTTTAGTAAAATTCTAACCAAATGAGATCCTATAAATCCCGCTCCACCAGTAATAATTATTGTTTTGCTCATAATGCTTTTATTTTAAATTTTCCCTATAATGTTTTTCCCAATTATATGCAGAACGATTAATGTCATCAAGCGTTCGCATTGGCTTAAATTTTAAAATATTTTCGGCTTTTGATGTATCAGCCCAAATTTTTTCTATATCGCCAGCTCTTCGTCCAACAATGCTGTATGGCAGTTTTATATTGTTTACTTTTTCAAAACTTTTAATGACTTCTAGCACAGAATAACCGTTTCCGCTACCGATATTAAAAATTTCCACTGAATTATTTTCCATTTTTTCGGAATACTCAAAAGCTTTAATATGTGCTATGGCTAAATCTGTAACGTGGATGTAGTCTCTAATTGGAGTTCCATCAGGAGTGTTATAGTCGCTTCCGAAAACGTTTATCTTTTCTCTAATTCCAAAAGCTGTTTGGGTTATGTATGGCAAAAGATTGTTTGGTATTCCTTGTGGCAATTCTCCAATTAGTCCGCTTTCGTGTGCTCCAGCTGGATTGAAGTAGCGGAGGGAAATTATTCGCATTTCAGGTTTTGATAGAATGTAATTTTGAATAATTTCTTCGCATATTTGCTTTGTGTGCCCGTATGGCGACCATGCCTTCCTAAAAGGATCAGATTCTGTAATTGGTAGTTTTTCGCTTTGTCCGTAAACTGTGCATGATGATGAAAACACCAAAGATTTAATTTTCTTTATTTTACAGAATTCTAAAATGCTTATGAGGGAATTAATATTATTTGCATAATATTCGAGTGGCTTTTCAACAGATTCATTTACACTTTTGTATGCAGCAAAATGAATTACTCCGTCAATGTTTGCGTGAATTTTATTTAATTCATCAAGGTTGCAGACATTTATTTTATAAAAATCTGGTCTAATTCCTGTAATTTGAAAAATTCTATCCAAAACAGCTTCTTCGCTGTTAGATAAGTTGTCAGCAATAATTACGTTTATACCTGAGTTAATTAGTTCAATAGCTGTGTGTGAACCAATATAGCCTAAGCCACCTGTAATTAAAATTGTCTTCATATTTTATAAACTCCAATATGTAAATTTATTTATTTTACCTTTTAAAATGCCTTTTACATCAACAACAATGCCTTTTTCATCTTTCATCATTTTTGATATTTTTTGCTCGTCAAGATCAAGATATTCATTGTGCATTACAGCAAGAACAACGGCATCGAATTTATTATTATTGCTTTTGCTCAGAGAGATATTATATTCTTTTTCAAATTCTTCTGGGCTTGCTTTTGGGTCAATTGCATCGACTTTTACTCCGTAAGATTTGAATTCTCTAATTATGTCAACAACTTTGCTATTTCTAATATCAGTTACGTTTTCTTTAAATGTAACACCCATAATCAGAACATTGCAATCAAGAATATTTTTTCCAGCTTTAATGAGTCTTTTTACACATTGTTTTGCAATGTAAGAGCCCATGCTGTCGTTTACAAATCTGCCTGCACGAATAATTTGTGGGTGATATTTGTATTCTTGTGCTTTAAAAACCAAGTAGTAAGGATCTACGCCAATGCAATGTCCACCAACAAGTCCCGGACGGAAGTTTAGGAAGTTCCATTTTGTGCCAGCAGCTTCAAGAACGTCGAGGGTGTTTATTCCCATTCTTCCGAAAATTATAGACAATTCGTTCATCAAGCCAATATTTATATCTCGTTGAGTGTTTTCTATAATTTTAGCAGCTTCGGCAACTTTTATTGTTGGGGCTTTGTGTACGCCAGCTTCAATTATTGAGCCATACACTTTTGCAATCATTTCTGTAACTTCGCTATTGTTGCCAGAAACTATTTTTTTTGTATTTGTAAGTGTATGCACTTTGTCTCCCGGATTGATTCTTTCAGGTGAATAGCCTACGTTGAAATCTTCTTGGAATTTCAAGCCGCTTATTTTTTCAATAACAGGAACGCAATCTTCTTCAGTAGCGCCAGGATAAACTGTTGATTCAAAAACAACGGTATCGCCTTTTTTGATAATAGTTCCAATGGTTTGGCTTGCTTTTATCAGAGGTGTTAAGTCTGGTAAGTTGTGCTTGTTTATTGGTGTTGGAACTGCAACGACATGAAATGACGCTGCTTTTAGG is a genomic window containing:
- the rfbB gene encoding dTDP-glucose 4,6-dehydratase; the encoded protein is MSKTIIITGGAGFIGSHLVRILLKKYPNYKIVNIDKLTYAGNLENLRDVENNKNYVFAKADICDFEKINNLFNTHKPDGVINLAAESHVDRSIINPNEFVFTNVLGTVNLLNAAKNLWKDDFSNKKFHHVSTDEVYGSLGDVGLFSETTSYDPRSPYSASKASSDHFVKAYFHTYKLPVVITNCSNNYGAFQFPEKLIPLIINNILNNKPLPIYGKGLNVRDWLYVEDHASAIDLVFHNGRLGETYNVGGNNEWKNIDLVLLLCKIMDKKLGKKEGSSEQLITYVKDRAGHDMRYAIDSSKIQNELGWKPSVSFEEGLEKTVDWYLENKKWLENITSGDYMNYYKNMYENR
- the galE gene encoding UDP-glucose 4-epimerase GalE; the protein is MKTILITGGLGYIGSHTAIELINSGINVIIADNLSNSEEAVLDRIFQITGIRPDFYKINVCNLDELNKIHANIDGVIHFAAYKSVNESVEKPLEYYANNINSLISILEFCKIKKIKSLVFSSSCTVYGQSEKLPITESDPFRKAWSPYGHTKQICEEIIQNYILSKPEMRIISLRYFNPAGAHESGLIGELPQGIPNNLLPYITQTAFGIREKINVFGSDYNTPDGTPIRDYIHVTDLAIAHIKAFEYSEKMENNSVEIFNIGSGNGYSVLEVIKSFEKVNNIKLPYSIVGRRAGDIEKIWADTSKAENILKFKPMRTLDDINRSAYNWEKHYRENLK
- a CDS encoding nucleotide sugar dehydrogenase — translated: MNTFEELKNHKTKISVIGLGYVGLPIALEFAKIFDVIGFDIKPERIDMLKNNIDPSNEIPSENFKNKSITFTYNKEDLKAASFHVVAVPTPINKHNLPDLTPLIKASQTIGTIIKKGDTVVFESTVYPGATEEDCVPVIEKISGLKFQEDFNVGYSPERINPGDKVHTLTNTKKIVSGNNSEVTEMIAKVYGSIIEAGVHKAPTIKVAEAAKIIENTQRDINIGLMNELSIIFGRMGINTLDVLEAAGTKWNFLNFRPGLVGGHCIGVDPYYLVFKAQEYKYHPQIIRAGRFVNDSMGSYIAKQCVKRLIKAGKNILDCNVLIMGVTFKENVTDIRNSKVVDIIREFKSYGVKVDAIDPKASPEEFEKEYNISLSKSNNNKFDAVVLAVMHNEYLDLDEQKISKMMKDEKGIVVDVKGILKGKINKFTYWSL